One Huiozyma naganishii CBS 8797 chromosome 5, complete genome DNA segment encodes these proteins:
- the RFU1 gene encoding Rfu1p (similar to Saccharomyces cerevisiae YLR073C; ancestral locus Anc_8.13): MKSTRQLGQDAVNYGFNTRVSLKIYLKTCVRILDKAQSSFQNGDMALAFMFYSRYVDLCVSKLARHPEYVSVGLAQDPEIALYRQKYLQLVRLEVPAVLKIIEDLRKILDDQYSKHQQSLAKNIAKPTAVENRHHIPHLAQGSTPSTSQPLPLPPTFNEHRFNQSISFFATRETISENTTEQSKTTFHYPELPQLSFST, translated from the coding sequence ATGAAGAGCACCAGGCAGCTAGGCCAGGATGCAGTCAATTACGGGTTTAATACCAGAGTGTCGCTGAAAATATACTTGAAGACATGCGTTCGGATTTTGGACAAGGCGCAGAGTAGTTTCCAGAATGGCGATATGGCGTTGGCGTTTATGTTCTATAGCAGGTATGTGGATCTGTGCGTCAGCAAATTGGCCAGGCACCCCGAATACGTGTCGGTCGGTTTGGCCCAGGATCCGGAGATTGCACTGTACAGGCAGAAATACTTGCAACTCGTTAGACTGGAGGTCCCTGCGGTGCTCAAGATTATTGAAGACCTCAGGAAGATACTCGACGACCAGTATAGCAAGCACCAGCAATCGCTGGCTAAAAATATAGCAAAGCCAACCGCGGTGGAGAACAGACATCATATACCACATTTAGCACAGGGCTCAACGCCGTCAACGTCGCAGCCGTTACCACTGCCACCCACGTTCAACGAACACAGATTCAACCAGTCCATCTCCTTTTTCGCGACGAGGGAAACGATAAGTGAAAACACAACGGAACAGTCAAAAACCACTTTCCACTACCCTGAGTTACCTCAATTGAGTTTTTCAACCTAA
- the LAM5 gene encoding Lam5p (similar to Saccharomyces cerevisiae YFL042C and YLR072W; ancestral locus Anc_8.14), protein MGKRTVLSVNTKLDTAEEGATSTEARRTLAGLLDDGQEPETSGHQTPTLAQSPSFISNVMSNFKKSEVSKVESPSGTGTLGSTDSPQSNNVSSPSIISHRRQTSISSQKRKSSRKSIDSSSTPKAAQTPKQPVQIISHRSTFDVTETSPEPTAVKEDSELDEFNRKKFVNEKYLNTEHHYATPERDADFHVVFEEIDQNDRLLDDFSCALSKDFLYQGRLYITESALCFNSNILGWVSKLVIPLRDVRYMEKTTSGGLFPNAIMIETNRERTQFNNFISREKTFALIKEVWSSNLLKADFSKDTFDTESRSSRDSSFSEQPELINEKSLLLGSTNDTIDVFKFNDDANFINEPPYYVPEPTDFPDEKDHPNEYLVTTLDLDCTPWEAFQIMYSNTNHSFLMDFLKECDCTDIKDPSEFNSEKSREYSYEKPLNYPGGPKSTQCLVEEFIEHQDNSGYIKLLNTTRTPNVPSGGAFSTKTKYLFRWSTNTNCQLQVSYWLEWTGSSWFKKMIESGAKKGQIDACEKMTPILKGYVNDNIKIETIPRMTKIKISARHDLEKQESTATLEGKNARHRKSDSTLILFVLLIIFIILVTVDIINQRALRKSILNIERILVESKR, encoded by the coding sequence ATGGGGAAGAGGACCGTCCTCTCGGTGAACACAAAACTGGATACAGCAGAGGAAGGGGCTACTAGTACAGAGGCGCGTCGGACGCTAGCGGGACTGTTGGATGATGGTCAGGAACCAGAAACGAGTGGACATCAAACACCCACTTTGGCTCAATCTCCCTCGTTTATTAGCAATGTCATGTCCAATTTTAAAAAATCGGAGGTCTCAAAGGTAGAGTCTCCCAGTGGTACGGGCACCTTGGGGTCTACTGATTCACCACAAAGCAATAATGTGTCGTCCCCGAGTATTATATCACACAGGAGGCAAACCTCCATAAGCAgtcaaaaaagaaaatccAGTAGGAAGAGCATCGATTCTTCAAGTACCCCGAAAGCAGCGCAGACGCCGAAGCAACCTGTACAGATTATTAGCCACAGATCGACGTTTGATGTGACTGAAACGAGTCCAGAGCCTACTGCAGTGAAAGAGGACAGCGAACTGGACGAGTTTAACAGGAAGAAATTTGTAAACGAGAAATATCTCAATACAGAACACCACTATGCCACCCCTGAGCGGGACGCAGATTTCCATGTTGTTTTCGAAGAGATAGATCAAAATGATAGATTGCTAGATGACTTCAGCTGCGCTCTGAGCAAAGACTTCTTATACCAGGGACGACTCTACATAACGGAGAGCGCCCTGTGCTTCAACTCGAACATATTGGGATGGGTGTCCAAGTTGGTGATCCCTTTGAGAGATGTACGGTATATGGAGAAGACGACTTCAGGTGGGCTCTTCCCGAATGCTATCATGATAGAGACAAATCGGGAGAGAACGCAattcaacaatttcatTTCCAGAGAGAAGACTTTTGCCCTGATTAAAGAAGTATGGTCCAGCAATCTGTTAAAGGCTGATTTTAGCAAGGATACATTTGATACGGAATCACGCTCGTCGCGGGATAGTTCATTCAGCGAGCAACCAGAGCTCATCAACGAAAAGAGTTTGTTATTAGGTTCCACTAATGATACCATCGACgttttcaaattcaatgACGATGCAAACTTTATCAATGAGCCTCCATATTATGTGCCTGAACCGACAGACTTTCCAGACGAGAAGGATCATCCGAACGAGTATCTGGTCACGACGTTAGATTTAGATTGTACACCTTGGGAGGCGTTCCAAATAATGTACAGTAACACGAATCATTCATTTTTGATGGACTTTCTAAAAGAATGTGACTGTACTGACATTAAAGATCCGTCAGAGTTCAATAGCGAAAAGAGTAGAGAATACTCATACGAAAAACCGCTAAATTACCCTGGGGGTCCTAAATCCACACAGTGTTTGGTCGAGGAATTTATTGAACATCAGGATAACTCTGGGTACATTAAGCTTTTGAACACCACAAGAACGCCAAATGTCCCCAGCGGCGGTGCATTTTCCACGAAGACCAAGTATTTGTTCCGTTGGAGCACGAACACGAATTGTCAATTGCAAGTATCGTACTGGTTAGAGTGGACCGGGTCCAGTTggttcaagaagatgattGAATCTGGCGCTAAGAAAGGACAGATAGATGCGTGTGAGAAAATGACACCCATACTAAAGGGGTACGTCAATGACAATATCAAGATAGAAACTATACCAAGGATGACGAAAATCAAGATATCAGCCAGACACGATCTCGAGAAGCAAGAAAGTACCGCCACTTTGGAGGGCAAAAACGCGCGTCATCGCAAAAGCGATTCTACTTTGATACTATTTGTGCTGcttatcatattcattaTTCTGGTAACTGTTGACATTATAAACCAGCGCGCACTTAGAAAATCCATCCTTAACATAGAGAGAATTCTAGTTGAGTCAAAACGATAA
- the FET5 gene encoding ferroxidase FET5 (similar to Saccharomyces cerevisiae FET5 (YFL041W); ancestral locus Anc_8.17): MFQLVLPLLLVLCRVCTAFTHTLHFDISWLNVTFAGDNGEEHIKEMIGVNGQWPLPEIHVEKGDRIELYLTNSLDDETPTSLHFHGLFHNTSLGNMNSMDGPAMVTQCPLVPGSTFFYNFTVPDQVGTYWYHAHYGAQYGDGFRGAFIIHDPDCPFEFDEDITITVSDLYYKNYLDTTKEFMSRYNPTGAEPIPQSLLFNDSFHGELNFQPGKKYMLRFVNTGLFVSQYITLEDHIFTIVEVDGTYVTPTTTNVLYISSGQRMAVLVEAKETATKNYALMQIIDETMLDAIPADLKLNVTNQVTYNKLLPVAESMFNRLEEFPFLNSLEENATNDFYLKPLESYPLYETYSRQVVFDVKMANLGDGINYAFFNDITYTSPKIPTLTTVLTSGKLASDPRIYSENINPFILQKNEIVEIVLNNYDTGRHPFHLHGHNFQIVQKSKAFNQDEEGILPQEQITVPYNESNPLMKFPARPMMRDTVVLEPNGHVVLRFKANNPGVWIFHCHVDWHLQQGLAAVFIEQPDILQTRETLNENYKEVCSAIGMPNEGNAAGHSDDWLNMDDLPRQPKSLPNGFTFKGYFAFVVSTLVGLAGLWTITRYGLSEVIPDDEKVYNSLKKLLDENNISY; the protein is encoded by the coding sequence ATGTTCCAGCTTGTGCTTCCCCTGCTTCTGGTCTTGTGTAGAGTGTGTACCGCTTTTACTCACACGTTACACTTTGACATTTCATGGCTTAACGTTACTTTTGCGGGGGACAATGGGGAGGAGCATATCAAAGAGATGATTGGTGTTAACGGGCAATGGCCCTTGCCTGAGATCCACGTCGAGAAGGGCGACCGAATTGAGCTGTACTTGACTAACTCTCTCGACGACGAAACACCAACCTCGCTTCATTTCCATGGGCTGTTCCATAATACCTCGCTGGGGAACATGAACAGTATGGATGGTCCTGCCATGGTGACACAGTGTCCGCTGGTACCCGGTTCTACGTTCTTTTACAATTTTACGGTCCCAGACCAAGTGGGTACCTATTGGTATCATGCACATTACGGTGCCCAATACGGTGATGGGTTTAGAGGTGCGTTTATCATCCATGATCCGGACTGCCCCTTCGAATTCGATGAGGATATCACGATAACTGTTTCTGATCTTTACTACAAGAACTATCTGGATACTACGAAGGAGTTTATGAGCAGGTATAACCCAACGGGTGCAGAGCCAATCCCTCAAAGTTTACTGTTTAACGACAGTTTCCACGGGGAGTTGAATTTTCAACCCGGTAAAAAGTATATGTTGAGGTTCGTCAATACAGGGTTGTTTGTTTCTCAATACATTACGTTAGAGGACCACATATTTACGATCGTGGAGGTAGACGGCACATATGTGACCCCTACTACAACAAACGTTTTATATATTTCATCAGGACAACGGATGGCAGTGTTAGTTGAGGCAAAGGAAACTGCTACTAAAAATTACGCCCTGATGCAGATAATTGACGAAACCATGCTTGATGCGATTCCAGCGGATCTGAAACTAAATGTTACCAACCAAGTGACATACAACAAGCTTTTACCCGTGGCAGAATCAATGTTCAACAGACTAGAAGAGTTCCCTTTTTTAAACTCCTTGGAGGAAAATGCTACAAATGACTTTTATTTGAAACCCTTGGAGTCCTACCCGTTGTACGAAACATACTCTCGCCAGGTCGTATTTGACGTCAAAATGGCCAACCTAGGTGACGGGATCAACTATGCGTTTTTCAACGACATCACGTATACTTCTCCCAAGATTCCAACCCTCACGACAGTTTTAACTTCCGGGAAACTTGCCAGCGACCCCAGGATATACAGCGAAAATATCAATCCGTTTATCTTACAGAAAAACGAAATCGTCGAGAttgttttgaacaattATGATACTGGAAGACACCCATTTCATTTGCACGGGCATAACTTCCAAATTGTACAAAAATCGAAGGCATTTAATCAAGATGAAGAAGGTATTTTACCTCAGGAACAGATCACTGTTCCTTATAATGAGTCCAATCCTCTCATGAAGTTTCCGGCTAGGCCCATGATGCGTGACACAGTGGTATTGGAACCTAATGGTCACGTCGTGCTAAGATTCAAGGCCAATAATCCTGGTGTTTGGATATTCCACTGTCATGTTGACTGGCATTTACAGCAGGGTCTTGCTGCCGTGTTCATCGAACAGCCAGATATATTGCAAACTCGTGAAACACTGAATGAGAACTACAAAGAAGTATGCAGTGCAATTGGGATGCCAAATGAGGGGAACGCTGCAGGCCATTCTGATGACTGGCTGAATATGGATGATCTACCAAGGCAACCCAAATCATTGCCAAATGGGTTCACTTTTAAGGGTTACTTTGCATTTGTCGTCTCAACACTGGTCGGGCTAGCGGGTCTTTGGACTATTACGAGGTACGGGTTATCCGAGGTGATTCCAGACGATGAAAAGGTCTACAATAGTCTAAAAAAACTACTAGACGAAAACAACATTTCATATTAG
- the SPC3 gene encoding signal peptidase complex subunit SPC3 (similar to Saccharomyces cerevisiae SPC3 (YLR066W); ancestral locus Anc_8.21): MFSLSQRFQTVSNTAVTVGLFLAAFIIGTSWFQLVSNHAFDLSSSISNVTPKINVRTSRYYGSVNGKAKENAKVSFDLEADLTKLFNWNTKQVFTYLTAEYENVKHTRQNEVTFWDKIITSKDDAVLNLTDAQSKYHVWDVQEKLTGKDLKLKLHWNIQPWVGPLVYGETDGTFTLSIPEREKTEKKAKESESAESSSPN, from the coding sequence ATGTTCTCCCTCTCACAGAGGTTTCAAACAGTATCTAATACAGCCGTTACAGTGGGCTTGTTTTTGGCTGCGTTCATTATTGGGACGTCGTGGTTTCAATTGGTTTCCAACCACGCTTTTGATTTATCTTCTAGTATCTCCAATGTCACCCCAAAGATCAATGTCAGGACAAGCAGATACTATGGATCTGTCAACGGGAAAGCAAAAGAGAACGCCAAAGTTTCATTTGACTTAGAAGCGGACTTGACCAAGTTGTTCAACTGGAACACCAAGCAAGTGTTTACTTACCTGACCGCCGAATACGAGAACGTTAAACATACGAGACAAAATGAAGTCACTTTCTGGGACAAGATCATTACTAGTAAAGATGATGCAGTACTGAATTTAACTGATGCTCAATCGAAGTATCACGTTTGGGAcgttcaagaaaaattgaCCGGCAAAGATCTGAAGCTCAAACTACATTGGAATATACAGCCTTGGGTGGGTCCTCTCGTTTACGGCGAAACTGATGGTACGTTTACTCTGTCAATTCCGGAGAGGGAGAAGACGGAAAAGAAAGCCAAGGAGTCTGAGAGCGCGGAATCATCCTCACCAAACTAG
- the KNAG0E03070 gene encoding uncharacterized protein, with the protein MSRTVLYTSSKFIRPIVPVCLVNHFKLNVNVVDIFTDKDKFKQEFPWAKLPSLVEYGSGYKLTESIAVSHYLTGLSENKSEIEKLLGASNDFKTQSQILRWESLAVSDFLTQQVNYIGPLVGIRPYETHAVEKARGNLDTLLSLYESRLNDNKYLVRSDGVTMGDLLSAASFYFGFKTLYDAEWRSHHPGITNWYNEVTQTPYLESFFKDKSPVEKAILDRSH; encoded by the coding sequence ATGTCGAGAACCGTTCTTTATACATCATCCAAGTTTATTAGACCAATAGTCCCCGTGTGCCTGGTCAACCATTTCAAATTGAATGTCAATGTAGTCGATATATTCACTGATAAGGACAAGTTCAAGCAAGAGTTCCCCTGGGCAAAACTACCGTCTCTCGTGGAGTACGGTTCTGGCTACAAGTTGACTGAGTCCATAGCCGTCAGTCACTATCTGACAGGGCTATCTGAGAACAAGAGCGAAATAGAAAAGTTGCTAGGGGCAAGCAACGACTTCAAAACCCAGTCACAAATCTTAAGGTGGGAGTCCCTCGCAGTGAGCGATTTTTTAACTCAGCAGGTCAACTACATTGGACCCCTTGTGGGGATCAGACCATACGAGACGCACGCTGTCGAGAAAGCTCGGGGAAACCTAGATACACTGCTATCCCTCTACGAGTCTAGATTGAACGATAATAAGTATTTGGTTCGGAGTGACGGCGTTACCATGGGGGATCTTTTGTCAGCAGCAAGTTTCTACTTCGGTTTCAAGACTTTGTACGATGCGGAATGGCGCAGCCATCACCCTGGGATTACAAACTGGTACAATGAAGTGACGCAGACCCCTTACTTGGAgagtttcttcaaggatAAATCCCCAGTGGAAAAAGCAATACTCGATCGTTCACATTGA
- the KNAG0E03080 gene encoding uncharacterized protein: MAQTKLFYSPNYIRPIIPCQLAQYFKLNYECVDVTNGDHTFICDFPQKLAPALETPDGFKLSEAIAINNYIIKSSKNDAEIKKLLGTGDHKLESQILMWESLAVSDFLNSEIAYIGPYIGLGKYDAEAAPELKKKLCVILHIYEKQLSENRFLCGGDHVTLADLQTAGCFFLGFNFFFDEAWRTEYRHITKWYKEVTATPYVSAFFKDKKFVDVTPQPPK, encoded by the coding sequence ATGGCACAAACAAAATTATTTTACTCTCCAAACTATATTAGACCAATTATCCCATGTCAATTGGCGCAGTACTTCAAATTGAATTACGAATGTGTCGACGTTACCAACGGGGACCACACCTTCATCTGTGATTTCCCACAGAAACTGGCCCCCGCTTTAGAGACTCCAGACGGGTTCAAATTGTCAGAGGCGATTGCTATCAACAACTACATTATCAAGTCTTCGAAGAACGATGCCGAAATCAAAAAGTTGTTGGGCACCGGCGACCACAAGTTGGAATCACAGATCCTGATGTGGGAATCCCTGGCAGTGAgtgatttcttgaacagtgaGATTGCCTACATTGGCCCATACATTGGTCTCGGGAAGTACGATGCAGAGGCTGCACcagagttgaagaagaagctctGTGTCATCCTCCACATCTACGAAAAACAATTAAGTGAAAACAGGTTCTTGTGTGGTGGTGACCACGTCACTTTGGCCGATTTGCAAACAGCAGgctgtttcttccttggcttcaacttcttctttgacgAGGCGTGGAGAACCGAGTACCGCCACATCACGAAGTGGTACAAGGAGGTCACGGCGACGCCATACGTCTCCGCCTTTttcaaggacaagaagttTGTTGATGTCACACCTCAGCCACCAAAATAA
- the KNAG0E03090 gene encoding uncharacterized protein (similar to Saccharomyces cerevisiae YFL040W; ancestral locus Anc_8.22), which yields MFFPKKLLGLKHETPTYSLKKIGLIIVLAGFLVGLEMTSLTVLISDVEIMKYLGDPSPIIQGTLVAANIVGGLFGCVLYTLLLNRYGRVELFQLGCIIWFSGCFISSAVIDVWVLILSRFMRGLTVGMYSVLLSSYTIELFPQSKRNVVLALTQLANSCGMLVMYYASMASLLVPPGSSFRIVFAIECVPGVVLYIISIWLPESPSWLVKQSQFGRGQFIQNEIAVRYNEKRDLQNRLPILHKVELCEMYCEESDQGSFRSIFRRPQLPFTLFGVLLQLVIQCSGINFLLYYVNFFMEMIGLDGSTKFLSGAIPFWIMFLLSSVPVCFINKVNKRFVIVCGVVVLGSIMVTVSVLMRVYGHEASLPGMFWVVENFKIGAVILGLCFLFIGTFALSLSSMVWIYTNEVLPPRGKSKNLAFCMCSGWCCNFVITLLAPTLIEQLKWAVFLLFGCTSFVLALVIAFGAPRHDHIRQEEEKKEESKDTSPTESNTEPIQMTEWV from the coding sequence ATGTTCTTCCCTAAAAAGTTACTCGGTTTGAAGCATGAGACTCCGACATACAGCTTGAAAAAGATTGGACTCATCATTGTGCTTGCTGGGTTTTTAGTAGGTCTCGAGATGACCTCTTTGACAGTTTTAATTTCCGATGTGGAAATCATGAAGTACCTGGGTGATCCGAGTCCCATTATCCAGGGTACACTTGTCGCCGCAAATATCGTAGGTGGTTTATTCGGGTGTGTACTATACACTTTGCTGCTGAATCGGTACGGACGGGTCGAACTTTTCCAATTGGGCTGCATCATTTGGTTTTCCGGGTGTTTCATATCGAGTGCTGTGATCGACGTGTGGGTGCTGATCCTGTCACGGTTCATGCGGGGGCTTACGGTGGGGATGTACAGTGTGCTTTTATCCAGTTACACGATTGAACTGTTCCCGCAGTCAAAACGAAACGTGGTACTAGCCTTGACACAGCTGGCAAACAGCTGCGGGATGCTCGTGATGTACTACGCATCGATGGCGTCTCTTTTGGTCCCCCCTGGAAGCTCGTTCCGAATAGTGTTCGCGATCGAGTGTGTACCAGGGGTGGTGCTGTACATAATTTCGATCTGGTTGCCAGAGTCCCCCAGTTGGCTGGTTAAGCAATCGCAGTTTGGACGTGGTCAATTTATACAGAACGAAATTGCGGTGCGGTACAACGAGAAGCGGGACTTGCAAAACAGGTTACCGATACTACATAAAGTGGAACTGTGCGAGATGTACTGCGAGGAGAGTGACCAGGGGAGTTTTCGGAGTATTTTTCGGCGACCACAATTGCCCTTCACGCTTTTCGGAgtgctgttgcaactggtcATCCAGTGCAGTGGGATCAATTTCCTACTGTACTACgtgaatttcttcatgGAGATGATCGGGCTCGATGGGTCAACCAAGTTTCTGAGCGGTGCGATCCCGTTTTGGATAATGTTCCTGTTGAGCAGTGTACCCGTCTGTTTCATTAACAAAGTGAACAAAAGGTTTGTGATTGTGTGTGGGGTCGTGGTGCTGGGCAGCATCATGGTGACTGTTTCCGTGCTGATGCGGGTTTACGGACACGAGGCGAGCCTCCCCGGTATGTTTTGGGTCGTcgaaaacttcaagatcggTGCTGTCATATTGGGTCTATGTTTCCTGTTCATTGGCACATTTGCACTTTCCCTAAGCTCCATGGTCTGGATATACACGAACGAGGTGTTGCCGCCAAGGGGGAAGAGCAAGAACCTTGCCTTCTGCATGTGTTCTGGCTGGTGTTGCAACTTTGTGATAACATTACTAGCCCCTACTCTCATCGAGCAGTTGAAATGGGCCGTTTTCTTGCTATTCGGCTGCACCAGTTTTGTACTTGCCCTAGTGATTGCCTTTGGGGCACCTCGGCACGATCACATTAgacaagaggaggagaagaaggaagagTCTAAGGATACGAGCCCAACAGAGAGTAACACAGAGCCCATTCAAATGACGGAATGGGTATAG
- the YPT1 gene encoding Rab family GTPase YPT1 (similar to Saccharomyces cerevisiae YPT1 (YFL038C); ancestral locus Anc_8.25) — MNSEYDYLFKLLLIGNSGVGKSCLLLRFSDDTYTNDYISTIGVDFKIKTVELDGKTVKLQIWDTAGQERFRTITSSYYRGSHGIIIVYDVTDQDSFDGVKMWLQEIDRYATSTVLKLLVGNKCDLNDKRVVEYDVAKEFADANNMPFLETSALDSTNVEEAFLTMARQIKESMAQQKLQNGANGQAGNNQQNANKNVNLNGQSLTNQSSGCC, encoded by the coding sequence ATGAATAGCGAATACGATTATTTGTTCAAACTACTATTGATAGGGAACTCTGGGGTAGGGAAGTCTTGTCTGCTGCTGAGGTTCTCTGATGACACGTACACGAACGATTACATTTCCACCATTGGGGTGGacttcaagatcaagacCGTCGAACTGGACGGGAAGACGGTGAAGTTGCAGATTTGGGATACTGCGGGGCAAGAGCGTTTCAGAACCATCACAAGCTCATACTACAGGGGGTCCCACGGGATTATTATTGTGTACGATGTGACGGACCAGGATTCGTTCGATGGGGTCAAGATGTGGTTGCAAGAGATCGACAGGTACGCAACATCTACGGTGCTCAAGTTGCTTGTGGGGAACAAATGCGACTTGAACGACAAGCGTGTCGTCGAGTACGACGTGGCGAAGGAGTTTGCCGATGCTAACAACATGCCCTTTTTGGAGACTTCGGCACTGGACTCTACAAACGTCGAGGAGGCCTTCTTGACCATGGCAAGACAGATCAAGGAGTCCATGGCTCAACAGAAGCTACAGAATGGGGCCAACGGACAGGCCGGGAACAATCAACAGAACGCCAACAAGAACGTAAACCTCAACGGCCAGAGCTTGACCAACCAGTCCAGCGGGTGCTGTTGA
- the TUB2 gene encoding beta-tubulin (similar to Saccharomyces cerevisiae TUB2 (YFL037W); ancestral locus Anc_8.27), with amino-acid sequence MREIIHISTGQCGNQIGAAFWETICSEHGLDFNGAYNGTSHLQKDKLGVYFSEATSGKYVPRAINVDLEPGTIDAVRNSSIGGLFRPDNYIFGQSSAGNVWAKGHYTEGAELVESVMDVIRREAEGCDSLQGFQITHSLGGGTGSGMGTLLISRIREEFPDRMMATFSVLPSPKTSDTVVEPYNATLSVHQLVEHSDETFCIDNEALYDICQRTLKLNQPSYGDLNNLVSSVMSGVTTSLRFPGQLNSDLRKLAVNLVPFPRLHFFMCGYAPLTALGSKQFRSLTVPELTQQMFDARNMMAASDPRKGRYLTVAAFFRGNVSVKEVEDEMHKVQTRNSDYFVEWIPNNVQTAVCSVAPKDLDMAATFVGNSTAIQQLFKRVGDQFTAMFNRKAFLHWYTSEGMEEMEFSEAQSNMNDLVNEYQQYQEATVDDEEDMDALEYEEQHTQQADTTQHHETAEQPMQEEFA; translated from the coding sequence ATGAGAGAGATTATTCACATTTCTACAGGACAGTGTGGTAACCAGATCGGTGCTGCGTTCTGGGAGACGATCTGCTCAGAACACGGGCTGGACTTCAACGGCGCGTATAACGGGACATCGCACCTGCAGAAGGACAAGCTGGGTGTCTACTTCAGCGAGGCGACCTCTGGGAAGTATGTCCCGCGTGCGATCAACGTTGATTTGGAGCCTGGGACCATCGATGCAGTGAGGAACTCGTCCATTGGTGGGCTGTTCAGACCGGATAACTACATATTTGGGCAATCCTCCGCGGGGAACGTGTGGGCTAAGGGCCACTACACAGAGGGTGCTGAGTTGGTGGAGAGTGTTATGGACGTGATTCGCAGGGAGGCGGAAGGGTGTGACTCGCTGCAGGGGTTCCAGATCACGCACTCGCTCGGTGGTGGGACCGGGTCAGGAATGGGTACACTCCTCATCTCCAGGATCAGGGAGGAGTTCCCGGACAGGATGATGGCCACTTTTTCCGTGCTACCATCGCCAAAGACGTCCGATACAGTCGTCGAACCGTACAACGCAACTTTGTCCGTGCACCAACTGGTAGAACACTCGGATGAGACTTTCTGCATAGATAACGAGGCGCTATACGATATCTGCCAGAGAACTTTGAAACTGAATCAACCATCGTATGGGGACCTCAACAATCTCGTCTCGAGCGTCATGTCCGGTGTTACAACCTCGCTCCGTTTCCCAGGGCAATTGAACTCAGATCTAAGGAAACTAGCCGTCAACTTGGTGCCCTTCCCAAGACTGCACTTCTTCATGTGCGGGTACGCTCCATTGACCGCATTGGGGTCCAAACAGTTCCGTTCGCTTACGGTGCCTGAACTGACGCAACAGATGTTCGACGCAAGAAACATGATGGCAGCATCAGACCCAAGAAAGGGCAGGTACTTGACCGTAGCTGCGTTCTTTAGGGGGAACGTCTCCGTGAAGGAGGTCGAGGACGAAATGCACAAAGTACAAACGAGAAACTCAGACTACTTCGTCGAGTGGATCCCCAACAACGTGCAAACTGCCGTTTGCTCCGTTGCTCCAAAGGACCTTGACATGGCAGCAACGTTCGTCGGGAACTCCACAGCGATCCAGCAACTGTTCAAGCGTGTCGGTGACCAATTCACAGCCATGTTCAACAGAAAGGCTTTCTTGCACTGGTACACTTCAGAAGGTATGGAGGAAATGGAATTCTCGGAGGCTCAGTCAAACATGAATGATCTAGTGAACGAGTACCAACAGTACCAGGAAGCTACTGtggacgatgaggaggacaTGGACGCACTAGAGTACGAGGAACAACACACACAGCAGGCTGACACCACTCAACACCATGAAACTGCAGAACAACCAATGCAAGAAGAATTCGCTTAA